One Suricata suricatta isolate VVHF042 chromosome 15, meerkat_22Aug2017_6uvM2_HiC, whole genome shotgun sequence DNA segment encodes these proteins:
- the FAM49B gene encoding protein FAM49B isoform X2, producing the protein MGNLLKVLTCTDLEQGPNFFLDFENAQPTESEKEIYNQVNVVLKDAEGILEDLQSYRGAGHEIREAIQHPADEKLQEKAWGAVVPLVGKLKKFYEFSQRLEAALRGLLGALTSTPYSPTQHLEREQALAKQFAEILHFTLRFDELKMTNPAIQNDFSYYRRTLSRMRINNVPAEGENEVNNELANRMSLFYAEATPMLKTLSDATTKFVSENKNLPIENTTDCLSTMASVCRVMLETPEYRSRFTNEETVSFCLRVMVGVIILYDHVHPVGAFAKTSKIDMKGCIKVLKDQPPNSVEGLLNALRYTTKHLNDETTSKQIRSMLQ; encoded by the exons ATGCCCAGCCGACAGAGTCTGAGAAGGAAATTTATAATCAGGTGAATGTAGTATTAAAAGATGCAGAAGGTATCTTGGAAGATTTGCAATCATATAGAGGAGCTGGCCATGAAATACGAGAG GCGATCCAGCATCCAGCAGATGAGAAGTTGCAGGAGAAGGCTTGGGGTGCGGTTGTACCACTAGTAggcaaattaaagaaattttacgAATTTTCTCAGAGGTTAG AAGCAGCACTAAGAGGTCTTCTGGGAGCCTTGACCAGTACCCCGTACTCTCCCACGCAGCATCTAGAGCGAGAGCAGGCTCTCGCCAAACAGTTTGCCGAGATTCTTCACTTCACACTCCGGTTCGACGAACTCAAG ATGACAAATCCCGCCATACAGAATGATTTCAGCTATTATAGAAGAACATTGAGCCGTATGAGGATTAATAACGTTCCA gcagaaggagaaaatgaagtaaataatgAGTTGGCAAATCGAATGTCTTTGTTTTATGCTGAGGCAACCCCGATGCTGAAAACCTTAAGTGACGCCACAACAAAATTTGTCTCAGAG aataaaaatttaccaatagaaaataccacagactgtCTAAGCACCATGGCCAGTGTGTGCAGAGTCATGCTCGAAACACC GGAATACAGAAGCAGATTTACAAATGAAGAGACGGTGTCGTTCTGCTTGAGGGTAATGGTGGGTGTCATAATACTCTATGACCACGTACATCCAGTGGGAGCATTTGCCAAAACTTCAAAAATTGAT ATGAAAGGTTGTATCAAAGTTCTTAAGGACCAACCTCCCAATAGTGTAGAAGGTCTTCTAAATGCTCTCAG GTACACAACGAAACATTTGAACGATGAGACTACCTCCAAGCAGATCAGATCCATGCTGCAGTAG
- the FAM49B gene encoding protein FAM49B isoform X3 has product MGNLIKVLTRDIDHNAAHFFLDFENAQPTESEKEIYNQVNVVLKDAEGILEDLQSYRGAGHEIREAIQHPADEKLQEKAWGAVVPLVGKLKKFYEFSQRLEAALRGLLGALTSTPYSPTQHLEREQALAKQFAEILHFTLRFDELKMTNPAIQNDFSYYRRTLSRMRINNVPAEGENEVNNELANRMSLFYAEATPMLKTLSDATTKFVSENKNLPIENTTDCLSTMASVCRVMLETPEYRSRFTNEETVSFCLRVMVGVIILYDHVHPVGAFAKTSKIDMKGCIKVLKDQPPNSVEGLLNALRYTTKHLNDETTSKQIRSMLQ; this is encoded by the exons ATGCCCAGCCGACAGAGTCTGAGAAGGAAATTTATAATCAGGTGAATGTAGTATTAAAAGATGCAGAAGGTATCTTGGAAGATTTGCAATCATATAGAGGAGCTGGCCATGAAATACGAGAG GCGATCCAGCATCCAGCAGATGAGAAGTTGCAGGAGAAGGCTTGGGGTGCGGTTGTACCACTAGTAggcaaattaaagaaattttacgAATTTTCTCAGAGGTTAG AAGCAGCACTAAGAGGTCTTCTGGGAGCCTTGACCAGTACCCCGTACTCTCCCACGCAGCATCTAGAGCGAGAGCAGGCTCTCGCCAAACAGTTTGCCGAGATTCTTCACTTCACACTCCGGTTCGACGAACTCAAG ATGACAAATCCCGCCATACAGAATGATTTCAGCTATTATAGAAGAACATTGAGCCGTATGAGGATTAATAACGTTCCA gcagaaggagaaaatgaagtaaataatgAGTTGGCAAATCGAATGTCTTTGTTTTATGCTGAGGCAACCCCGATGCTGAAAACCTTAAGTGACGCCACAACAAAATTTGTCTCAGAG aataaaaatttaccaatagaaaataccacagactgtCTAAGCACCATGGCCAGTGTGTGCAGAGTCATGCTCGAAACACC GGAATACAGAAGCAGATTTACAAATGAAGAGACGGTGTCGTTCTGCTTGAGGGTAATGGTGGGTGTCATAATACTCTATGACCACGTACATCCAGTGGGAGCATTTGCCAAAACTTCAAAAATTGAT ATGAAAGGTTGTATCAAAGTTCTTAAGGACCAACCTCCCAATAGTGTAGAAGGTCTTCTAAATGCTCTCAG GTACACAACGAAACATTTGAACGATGAGACTACCTCCAAGCAGATCAGATCCATGCTGCAGTAG